A window of the Cryptococcus neoformans var. neoformans B-3501A chromosome 9, whole genome shotgun sequence genome harbors these coding sequences:
- a CDS encoding hypothetical protein (Match to EST gb|CF185840.1|CF185840): MSQVSLSAQYLASARPSGVAPPSISGTPRPVPTSTGNPSQASARPPYRPNINVPKRSNDDVFARSKVPQTPTTSSSQVGNDSISGAGAEKKKKEDSLRGTMRNEIAKLMYGAGDVADPDIDTVDYMEDMVVEFLSDLCRPVPPIRSNPSQPHQPVPLSGEVVRHRLATTPMLHKYLARFDHMVHMADVLKAHRRVADPSLKDLVDQVGNDYLGLNEHGVPTGTGDADAAGAGGVGRQKRPAEGEGEDAPKKKGRPPKPPGERKKPGPQKGWKLNRDPNAPPVKKLPRDPNAPKRKYVRKAPLKSQMGTPTASSGV, translated from the exons ATGTCTCAAGTTTCATTATCAGCTCAGTACCTTGCGTCTGCTAGGCCCTCTGGAGTCGCACCACCCTCGATTTCGGGTACTCCCAGGCCCGTCCCCACTTCAACTGGAAATCCTTCTCAGGCATCTGCAAGACCGCCATATCGACCTAATATCAATGTCCCGAAAAGATCAAACGATGATGTTTTCGCCAGAAGCAAGGTGCCCCAAACGCCGACAACTTCGTCTTCACAGGTGGGTAATGACAGTATATCAGGAGCGggggcagagaagaagaagaaggaagatagCTTGAGGGGAACTATGCGTAATGAGA TTGCAAAGTTGATGTATGGTGCTGGTGATGTGGCCGATCCGGATATTGATACTGTTGATTATATGGAGGACATGGTTGTCGAGTTCCTATCGGATCTC TGTCGACCAGTGCCTCCTATCCGATCAAATCCTTCACAACCTCATCAGCCTGTACCTCTCTCTGGTGAGGTTGTGCGGCACCGCCTAGCTACTACGCCTATGCTTCACAAGTACCTGGCGCGTTTTGACCATATGGTCCACATGGCCGATGTTTTGAAGGCTCACAGGCGTGTCGCTGATCCGTCCCTCAAGGATCTTGTCGATCAAGTCGGTAACGATTACCTTGGATTGAACGAGCACGGCGTGCCTACTGGTACTGGAGACGCAGATGCTGCTGGGGCCGGCGGCGTCGGTAGGCAGAAGAGGCCggcagaaggagaaggagaggatgcgccgaagaagaagggtaggCCACCCAAGCCACcgggagagaggaagaaaccTGGTCCTCAAAAGGGCTGGAAATTAAATAGAGATCCGAACGCACCACCTGTCAAGAAGCTTCCGAGAGATCCAAATGCGCCAAAGAGAAAGTACGTGAGGAAAGCTCCGTTGAAGAGTCAGATGGGAACACCTACTGCAAGCAGTGGAGTATGA